The Haloplanus salinarum genome includes a region encoding these proteins:
- a CDS encoding DUF302 domain-containing protein: MSLPIDPSTLDASDVGEKRATLEMEHEAAVEHVRETFEAAGFGVPVEFSPSDLLNEKVDADRDPYYVLGACNPAMADRVLDASDGRMGALFPCNVVVWEREPGVQVVYHVSIMRIGRLAGLAPDDEEMADIVAGTGEMVDAAFAAL; this comes from the coding sequence ATGTCCCTTCCGATCGATCCCTCGACGCTCGACGCGTCGGACGTCGGGGAGAAGCGAGCGACCCTGGAGATGGAGCACGAGGCGGCCGTCGAACACGTCCGGGAGACGTTCGAGGCGGCGGGGTTCGGCGTCCCCGTCGAGTTCTCGCCGTCGGACCTCCTCAACGAGAAGGTGGACGCCGACCGGGACCCATACTACGTGCTCGGGGCGTGCAACCCCGCGATGGCGGACCGCGTCCTCGACGCCAGCGACGGCCGGATGGGCGCGCTGTTCCCGTGCAACGTCGTCGTCTGGGAGCGGGAACCGGGCGTCCAGGTCGTCTACCACGTCAGCATCATGCGGATCGGGCGGCTGGCTGGCCTCGCGCCGGACGACGAGGAGATGGCGGACATCGTCGCCGGGACGGGCGAGATGGTCGACGCCGCGTTCGCCGCGCTG